From the genome of Alkalihalobacillus sp. TS-13:
CAACAAACTTAAAAAGCAGAGTTCCTTTTATAGTTGGAGCAAAACCATCCTCGCCAATCGCTGCCGCGACATCCTAAGAAAGCGGAAAAAGACGACGGTTATGGAAGAAATTGAGGAGCCATCCAATACGAACGAAGGTGAGCGAACCATTCATCAACTGGATGTCCAAAAACATTTAGGCGAATTAAACATCGATCAACAGGAAGCGATACAGCTTCGTTACTGGCTTGATTACGATTACGAAACGATCGCAAAACTAACCGAAGTCCCGATCGGAACGGTGAAATCAAGAATCTCATTCGGGTTGAAAAAGCTGAAGGAACTCCTTGGAGGTGAATATCTATGAGAAACCTGGAAGAGAAACTAAAGGAAAACGGAGAAAACATTCCATCTATGAAAGCGCCGAAGGGTCTTGAAGATCGACTCAGAAATAGACTCGAGATGGAGCCTCCGAAAACGCCAAAACGCTGGAAGCGGCCTTCTCTCATCGCTGCCTCGCTCATATTCATTCTCCTATTTACCTATCAATTTGACACGATGGCCTACTATGGTAAGAAAATTCTCGGATTCGACCACGTGCTGACCGATTCCCTGAGTGACCTGAATGAACAAGGAAAGGGCCAAGTAATTGATAAAAGTGCTGAGCTTCCCAATGGCATTCAAGTCACTGTCGACGGACTCATGCTCGATGAGAATCGACTGATCGTCATGTACACCGTTTTTGACCCGAGAAAAAATATAGAACACAAGTTTTCGGATTTTAACATAAGAATGGAAAGTTTCTTTGGACAGATTATTGAGACATCAGGATTTGGTACAGTGAATGAGGACAATACGAAGATGTCATTCGTCCAGTCCTTTGAACCCCCGAATCCGTTTGTGAAAAATATAGATTTCCACTTCGGAATGGATCAAGAAAAGTCTCAAGCTGCGACGATTTCGTTCGAGCTGGACCGTTCAAAAGCTTTGATGACGAAATACAACCTGAGAATGAAGGAGACACTGAAGACAGATACAGCGACCTATGAATTCGAAAAGTTGACGGCGACCCCAACACAAACAGTCATCAAAGGTAAAATTAAAGTAAAGAACAAAAAAGTATGGAATGAAATGGGGATGGGCCACCTGGCATTTCAATATATTTTGAAGGCAGATGATAAAATAATTCGCCCACAAGGATCCGGAATGACGTCCAGCCTTGGCGGATACACGTTTGACTTGGAGTTTGATCCGCTGCCTGAAGAGGTTGAAAACTTGACTCTCATACTTGAAAGAGACTTAAAGATTCACGACTCGAATGAAAAGATCAATCTTGGTGAGAAAAGCATCCAATTAGCAGGCGAAAAGGTCACAATTGGAGAGGTCAATGTAAAAGAAGGAAAGACAGAAGTGATCTTGAACACGCCTAAACACTTCAGTGTCCTTGAAGCAAAGCTTGAGGGGGAAGGGAGTTCAGCATCTCTTAATACATCCTATGACAAATCGTTCGATAAAACGGAAGACGGTTTGGAAAAGCAGCACGTGCTCGTTTTCGATGGCAAAATAACGAAAGCTGAAATGTTGACGATCACCAAATACGTTACAGCAGAACCATCCGACAAAGCCATTCAAATCTCAGGCCGATAAAGCGATTCTCCTATTTTAATCGTCGCTGACAGGAATTCTATTTTCTATGTCGTAAGTTACTAACAGGATTAACAACAAGAGGTTGAAAACATCAATACGTCCTACGAAAAAAATTTAGGAGGAACTGAGATGAACAACACCTTATTGGAAGCAGTGAAAACATTGTTGACAGAAACATTTGATGGTCCGGAAAAAAATGAAAGCTGGTACACGGAGGCGAAGCCAGGCAGCGGCATCTTCGGGACACTTGATAGACTGTCGGCAGAGGAAGCGTCCATCCCGATTCAGGGGACGACGATTGCTGCTCACACGGATCATACACGTTATTACCTATGGGTGGCAAACACCTACATGAAAGGGGAAAAGCCGAACTCGAACTGGGAAGAATCATGGAAAATCACTTCAGTTGATGAGATGACATGGCAACGATTTAAAGACGAACTCGATATGGAGTACAAAACGTTATTAGAAAAAATCGAAACTTTAGATGCAATAGATGAACAGACTTCTAATGGATTGTGCGGTACATTAGCCCACTCCGCATACCATCTCGGAGCAATCCGGCAAATGGTAAAAGTCATCAAAGTCCCAAGCGAAACCACAAAGTAAAATACTATATTAGAAACACACTCGGTGCCAGGCACGACAATTTAACCCTTGGGCCCCAAGGGATTTAAATTGGTGCCTGGCACCATTTTCTATCGGGATGAAACTTTTGGCTTATTGGTTCGTAGGTAATAGTACTCGAAAAAGGCGGGAGAGAATTCGCATGCAAGTGACGACACAGCAGATCAAACAGATGTTAAAAGAAGATGAGCAGCTTCTAGCGACAAGACGTTGCTCTTTACTCACCTATATATTCACGTTCACACCTAGACCAGGGGTGCTTGCTGCAACAACTGAACGGTTGATGTTCGTTGGCGATTATCTGATTCAGCCTGGTGAACTGGTTGAAACCTACGATTATACAACGATACAAAAGTTCCGACTCAAAAGGGGGCTTTTCTACCCACGCTTCTCCTTGAAGGTGAAAGGCGACCAGGTCCAGTTCAAATATCTATCAGACAGCCAACCTCAGGCTTTCATCGAATTGGTAAACGCGCAGCGGAAGCATGTGAGATAAGTTCACTAATTGAGGGGGTGGTATCTTTAGAGTCAACAAAGGGTACATTTTGGCTGATTTTTCCTATTAAAAAGTGGATTAATCCTCATCATTTTAGGGTAAAGATACATGACTTTGTAAAGGAGGAAGAGTTATGTCAACTCTACATACCTTAATCTTAAACTGTTCCCTAAAAACAAAAGAAAACATCTCCCATACACAAGCATTGACCAATTATTCACTTGAAATCTTGCAGGATCACGACGTCTCTTTTGAAATGCTATGGCTTGCGGATTATAATATCGGCTATTCGACGAACGATGAACCTGGACTCGAAGACGATTGGCCACAGATTTTTGAAAAAGTGAAGGCAGCAGACATCGTCATTTTCGCGACTCCATTATGGATTGAAGAAAAGAGCAGTATTGCTGCACTTGTCATCGAACGGCTTTACGCAGAAAGCGACAACACGATCGAAAACGGACCGGCACTTTTCTACAACAAGGTAGGCGGTGTGCTCATCACAGGAAACGAAATCGGTGCAAAACCTGCTGCCCAGTCGATCCTGTATGCACTCTCCCACATCGGCTTTACAATCCCACCGAACGGAGACTCGTACTGTATTTGCAACGATTGTAGATCTCCGGTTGAAGCAACCGCGATTAAAAAGATGAGCAACAACCTCGTGTACTTCGCTGGGTTGTTAAAAGACTATCCGATTCCGGCTGAAGAAAGTCCGCTCGAGCAAATTTAGCTTGTAAAAAATTCTAATATCGAATAAACTAAAGGTAATCTATTTGGAATGAAAGGATACAGGTCACCTTTATGCCAACATACACTTTGTAATGGAACACATTTTGGATATGGACGCTCTGGAAGCGGTCTTTTTGAAGGCTTGCTGAACGGGAGCAGTCTGTCGAAATCCCATTACAAAGGAACGTAACCTATATCTGCAGCATGTATGATATAGAGGTTCCCTTAAGGGTGCCTCTTTTTGTTATGGTTGAAAAACTTTATACTGCAAGACTTCCAAATAGAAGCGTTACGTTTCCTTACATCCCAAAAGAGGTGAAGGAAATGCAGAAAGTCCAATTGAACTGGAAGCTTCAAGAAACGAAGGACAATACCGTCGAAAGACATTGCAGCAATTGCGGCAAGACTGTCCGGTTCACGGATACGATGATCCGCAGGCACAACGCAAACGGAAAGAACATCTACCGATTCGCCATATACAAGTGTGATAAGAACCACACCTGGAACAAAAAGCTCGAAATCTATCAAGCTTATACCGATCACGCGAGAGTGGTGGAGGAGCAGCAAGAACAACCGGGCCAGCTCACAGCCATCACTATAAAAGACTACCAAATAATCGGTATTGATAAAATCATGATAAAGCTCTCAGACGTACAAGGAAGGTTCCGCCTCGATAAAATCATTGCCGATCAAATCAAGGACTGGAGCCGAACCGAAGTCACAAAAAGGATTCTGGAAGGAAAGATCCGAATCAATGATGAGCCAGCCAAGCCCTCATCCAGACTGAAAACAGCGGATGAAATAAGAATCGAACTATAAAATAAACAAGCTCCCCAGCCTATCTCTAAGGGGGGCTTTTTTGTGTTCTTTCTTTCCTTTGATATTTTCGGATAAACAGGAATAATTAACCGTTTAACAGCCAATTTCAGAACGCCTTGTCGACAAATCGGGACAGAAGGTACAAAGACATGCAGGTAATTCGGCATAGAATCATATTTTCAGAATGATGAAAAAGTACTGTGTTCATAATAGATTCACAGGTTCTTACAAGATAAATCGTAAATCAACAAAATTTTTTAATGATAAAATTTTACATAATTCAAAATATTTTAAAATCAGGAGAGGATTGGTATGATGTCAAAGTTGTACTGGAAGAAGTTCACGTACGCATTATTGGCTGTTCTGTTGTTATTCTCACTGGCTCCAGCTTCTGGGGTTGCAAAAAAAGACAATCCTGATGAATTGAAAGAATATGATGTCGGAACCCACGGGATGGTATCCACCTCACATACGCTGGCCTCAAAAGTCGGAGCTGACGTATTGAAAAAAGGTGGGAACGCAATGGATGCGGCGATCGCGATCCAGTTTGCCTTGAACGTTGTGGAACCGATGATGTCTGGGATCGGTGGCGGCGGCTTCATGATGGTCTATGACGCTGAAGCGGATGACATCACGATCATCAACAGCCGTGAACGAGCACCAGCAGGAGCAACACCTGACATGTTCCTTGACGAAAACGGAAACATCATCCCATTCGGAGAACGCTCGAGACACGGTAATGCGGTTGGCGTGCCTGGTACATTGAAAGGTTTGGAAACCGCTCATGAAAAATGGGGGACAAGACCGATGCAGCAATTGATCACCCCGGCGATCCACCTTGCGGATAAAGGTTTTGCTATCGATGATTATCTAGCACGTATGATTGCCTCGAATGAGGACAAGCTCTCTGCCACTGCTGCCAAAGAAGTCTTTTTACCAGATGGAAAACCTCTTGAAGCAGGCGAATGGCTTCAGCAAAAAGACCTTGCGAAAACATTGAAGCTGATCCGTGCTCATGGAACAGATGCTTTTTATAACGGGGAAATTGGGCAGGCTCTTGCTGAGGTTGTGCAGGATTTCGGTGGAAGCATGACGACAGAAGATCTTGCAAACTATGATGTGACAGAAGATGAACCGGTTTACGGAGATTATAAAAATTACGAGATTGCAAGTATGCCTCCCCCAAGCTCAGGTGGTTTGACGCTCTTGCAAATGCTTAAGCTGTTAGAAGGCTTCGATATCGGCCAATACGGTGAAAATTCCGTGGAAAAATATCACCTGTTATCAGAGGCGATGAAGGTCAGTTACGCCGACCGGGCAGCGTATATCGGGGATCCGGAGTACGTCGACGTACCGATGCGCGGTATGCTCCATCCTGATTATATCGAGGAGAGACGGGCGCTGATCGATCTGGAAGAAGCGAACCAGAATGTCGAAGCGGGCGATCCATGGCAATATGAAGATGCAGACCCAACAATGGATGTCGTCGAGCAAGCGGATGATAAGGAGATGGGTGAGACGACCCACTTTACTGTCGCAGACAAATGGGGCAATGTCGTTTCCTATACGACAACAATTGAGCAGGTTTTCGGTACAGGAATCATGGTCCCTGGTTACGGTTTGATGCTGAATAATGAAATCACGGACTTTGATGCGCGTCCAGGTGGAGCGAATGAAGTGCAGCCGAACAAACGACCGATGAGCAGCATGACACCAACGATGGTACTTGAAGACGGCAAACCGGTCTTGACGCTCGGCTCGCCTGGTGGACCACGGATCATCGTTTCCGTCCTGCAAGTGTTCCTGAACCTGGTCGAGTATGACATGGGACTGAAAGAAGCGATCGAGGCACCGAGGATCTACAACTCGCACACTTCGGCCATGAACTGGGAAGAAGGCATTCCGTCCGAAGTACGCTCCGAACTAGCTTCGATGGGACATAATATCGGATCCCAGCTGACGATCGGAAACGTCCAGAGTATCCAGATCGATTATGACAAAGGCTTATTCTATGGCGCCTCAGACTCAAGACGGATTGGAGCCGCTATCGGAATAAACAAACCAGGAAAAGGTCATTCAAAATAACCCACACGAAAAATTTAAGCTTTTGCATATCGCTTTAAGGGGGATTGTATGTTTAAAAGAAAGCTGAAAAGCCTTATCTTTGTTGTACTCGCTTCCATGTTACTCACGATGCCGACTGTAACGGAAGCGCAACTCAATCCGCAGGTCGATCAGCAGCCGACCGCCATAGGCACAGGCGGAGCGGTAGCAACCGAGCACCCAGACGCGTCCCAGGCTGCGATGCACATATTAAAACAGGGTGGAAATGCAATTGATGCCGCGATTGCAGCTGCTGCCGTCCAGGGTGTCGTCCGTCCGTTTTCAGGCGGGGTCGGGGGCGGCGGTATGATGATGGTTTATCTTGAAGAGGAAGATAAAGTCATCACAATCGACAACCGTGAACAGGCATCGCAAAACTTCGGTCCACACGCTTTCCTTGATGAAAACGGGGATGAATATCCGAGGGCTGTCCGGAAAAGCAGCGGAGCGGCAACGGGTGTACCTGGTACAGTCCTTGCCTGGGAGGAAGCACTTGAAGCATACGGGACCATGAGCCTGAGACAAGTGCTTCAACCGGCAATCGTCGTCGCTCAGCGTGGTTTTACGATCGATGAGAACTTCGTCAGGGAAGTGACTGAGAACGCCGACCGGTTCCGGCTATTCGACTCTACTAGTGACATCTATCTGACTGAAGAAGGCGAGGTACCTGAAGCGGGGGATAGATTAACGAA
Proteins encoded in this window:
- a CDS encoding RNA polymerase sigma factor codes for the protein MEIEKLVRKAQKGDKEALLQLVLAEKDQYYRLAYTYLRHEEDAMDALEDMIVILYEKINKLKKQSSFYSWSKTILANRCRDILRKRKKTTVMEEIEEPSNTNEGERTIHQLDVQKHLGELNIDQQEAIQLRYWLDYDYETIAKLTEVPIGTVKSRISFGLKKLKELLGGEYL
- a CDS encoding DUF4179 domain-containing protein, translating into MRNLEEKLKENGENIPSMKAPKGLEDRLRNRLEMEPPKTPKRWKRPSLIAASLIFILLFTYQFDTMAYYGKKILGFDHVLTDSLSDLNEQGKGQVIDKSAELPNGIQVTVDGLMLDENRLIVMYTVFDPRKNIEHKFSDFNIRMESFFGQIIETSGFGTVNEDNTKMSFVQSFEPPNPFVKNIDFHFGMDQEKSQAATISFELDRSKALMTKYNLRMKETLKTDTATYEFEKLTATPTQTVIKGKIKVKNKKVWNEMGMGHLAFQYILKADDKIIRPQGSGMTSSLGGYTFDLEFDPLPEEVENLTLILERDLKIHDSNEKINLGEKSIQLAGEKVTIGEVNVKEGKTEVILNTPKHFSVLEAKLEGEGSSASLNTSYDKSFDKTEDGLEKQHVLVFDGKITKAEMLTITKYVTAEPSDKAIQISGR
- a CDS encoding PH domain-containing protein, encoding MQVTTQQIKQMLKEDEQLLATRRCSLLTYIFTFTPRPGVLAATTERLMFVGDYLIQPGELVETYDYTTIQKFRLKRGLFYPRFSLKVKGDQVQFKYLSDSQPQAFIELVNAQRKHVR
- the ggt gene encoding gamma-glutamyltransferase, encoding MSKLYWKKFTYALLAVLLLFSLAPASGVAKKDNPDELKEYDVGTHGMVSTSHTLASKVGADVLKKGGNAMDAAIAIQFALNVVEPMMSGIGGGGFMMVYDAEADDITIINSRERAPAGATPDMFLDENGNIIPFGERSRHGNAVGVPGTLKGLETAHEKWGTRPMQQLITPAIHLADKGFAIDDYLARMIASNEDKLSATAAKEVFLPDGKPLEAGEWLQQKDLAKTLKLIRAHGTDAFYNGEIGQALAEVVQDFGGSMTTEDLANYDVTEDEPVYGDYKNYEIASMPPPSSGGLTLLQMLKLLEGFDIGQYGENSVEKYHLLSEAMKVSYADRAAYIGDPEYVDVPMRGMLHPDYIEERRALIDLEEANQNVEAGDPWQYEDADPTMDVVEQADDKEMGETTHFTVADKWGNVVSYTTTIEQVFGTGIMVPGYGLMLNNEITDFDARPGGANEVQPNKRPMSSMTPTMVLEDGKPVLTLGSPGGPRIIVSVLQVFLNLVEYDMGLKEAIEAPRIYNSHTSAMNWEEGIPSEVRSELASMGHNIGSQLTIGNVQSIQIDYDKGLFYGASDSRRIGAAIGINKPGKGHSK
- a CDS encoding S4 domain-containing protein, which encodes MQKVQLNWKLQETKDNTVERHCSNCGKTVRFTDTMIRRHNANGKNIYRFAIYKCDKNHTWNKKLEIYQAYTDHARVVEEQQEQPGQLTAITIKDYQIIGIDKIMIKLSDVQGRFRLDKIIADQIKDWSRTEVTKRILEGKIRINDEPAKPSSRLKTADEIRIEL
- a CDS encoding flavodoxin family protein, whose protein sequence is MSTLHTLILNCSLKTKENISHTQALTNYSLEILQDHDVSFEMLWLADYNIGYSTNDEPGLEDDWPQIFEKVKAADIVIFATPLWIEEKSSIAALVIERLYAESDNTIENGPALFYNKVGGVLITGNEIGAKPAAQSILYALSHIGFTIPPNGDSYCICNDCRSPVEATAIKKMSNNLVYFAGLLKDYPIPAEESPLEQI